Proteins encoded in a region of the Populus nigra chromosome 3, ddPopNigr1.1, whole genome shotgun sequence genome:
- the LOC133689356 gene encoding serine carboxypeptidase-like 45 has protein sequence MQQKEPWIVIAAICATLIFLTTGSISEAGKIVAFPGQPTVSFQQYAGYITIDEQQKRALFYYFAEAEIDPATKPLVLWLNGGPGCSSIGAGAFCEHGPFKPSGEILLKNYYSWNKEANMLYLESPAGVGFSYSANDSFYTYVTDEITAQDNLVFLERWFDEFPEYEGRDFFITGESYAGHYVPQLATLIVQSKAKFNLKGIAIGNPLLEFNTDFNSRAEFFWSHGLISDDTYEIFTTVCNYSQIRRQYQSGSLSLPCSAVNSQVSREVSKYVDAYDVTLDVCLSSIESQSQVLKQMEYTGTIDVCVEDETIKYLNRKDVLEALHAQLVGVDQWTVCSDVVKYEMENLEISTVPLLAKLLKSGIRVHVYSGDQDSVIPLTGTRTVVNGLAKELGLNTTVPYRTWFQGKQVAGWTQVYGNILSFATIRGASHEAPFSQPERSFVLFNAFLEGKQLPPPTVY, from the exons ATGCAGCAGAAAGAGCCATGGATTGTCATTGCAGCAATTTGTGCAACTCTAATCTTTTTAACAACAGGATCAATCTCAGAAGCTGGAAAAATTGTAGCTTTTCCAGGCCAGCCAACGGTCAGTTTTCAACAGTATGCGGGATACATAACCATTGACGAGCAGCAGAAGAGAGCCCTTTTCTACTACTTTGCTGAAGCAGAAATAGACCCAGCGACAAAGCCTCTTGTTCTATGGTTAAATGGAG GGCCTGGTTGTTCATCAATCGGAGCTGGAGCTTTTTGTGAGCATGGACCTTTCAAACCAAGTGGAGAGATATTGCTCAAAAATTATTATAGCTGGAATAAAG AAGCAAATATGTTATACCTGGAATCACCTGCAGGAGTTGGCTTCTCCTACTCTGCTAATGATTCTTTCTACACCTATGTGACCGATGAGATTACAG CACAAGACAATCTAGTATTTCTTGAGAGATGGTTCGATGAATTCCCAGAATACGAAGGAAGAGATTTCTTCATCACAGGAGAGAGCTATGCCg GTCATTATGTTCCACAACTTGCAACACTTATAGTCCAATCCAAAGCAAAATTCAATCTGAAGGGAATAGCA ATAGGAAATCCACTGCTAGAATTCAATACCGATTTTAATTCGCGTGCCGAGTTTTTTTGGTCTCATGGATTGATATCAGATGATACCTATGAGATTTTCACCACGGTTTGTAACTACTCCCAAATCAGGAGACAATATCAAAGTGGCTCTCTTTCCCTACCTTGCTCTGCAGTAAATAGCCAAGTCTCAAGGGAAGTTAGTAAATATGTTGACGCCTATGATGTTACTCTTGATGTCTGTTTATCATCGATTGAATCGCAATCCCAAGTGTTAAAACAAATG GAATATACAGGGACAATAGATGTCTGTGTAGAAGATGAAACAATCAAGTACTTGAATAGAAAAGATGTACTGGAAGCTCTTCATGCTCAGCTTGTTGGAGTAGATCAATGGACGGTATGCAGTGA TGTCGTCAAATATGAGATGGAAAATCTAGAAATTTCCACAGTTCCTCTTCTTGCCAAGCTTCTCAAGTCCGGCATCCGGGTTCATGTTTACAG TGGAGATCAAGATTCAGTGATCCCACTCACTGGAACAAGGACAGTAGTGAATGGGTTGGCAAAGGAATTGGGACTAAACACAACTGTTCCTTACAGAACCTGGTTCCAGGGAAAACAG GTTGCTGGGTGGACACAAGTATATGGtaatatattatcttttgcAACCATCAGAGGAGCATCACATGAAGCTCCATTTTCACAGCCAGAAAGATCTTTTGTTCTATTTAATGCATTCTTGGAAGGGAAGCAACTACCACCCCCTACAGTTTACTga